A genome region from Setaria italica strain Yugu1 chromosome III, Setaria_italica_v2.0, whole genome shotgun sequence includes the following:
- the LOC101764292 gene encoding carnosine N-methyltransferase encodes MSERRYTEQEEALEIKSLRRILAAYANYQDAAERDVKRYERSFKMLPPAHKELLFHLGLKYQRLRWCISMNAAFIMNMLEAFEHPFDMSRYLDVGGDDHPSNMHDHIHVDCTHSSGRGDCSTISTSRSNTSLDEQHDNPQEDAKAHGSSSETVNKKDEEDHTARCSQPVGSNLGTSQGVHVSCNGDTDTSTAYCQDKDVSASSAVDNVTPRHCAGSLFKLNVPPIDVDKVRCIIRNIVRDWAEEGQKERDECYKPILEELNRLFPNRSNERPPSCLVPGAGLGRLALEISSLGFVSQGNEFSYYMLICSSFILNHTQEANEWTIYPWIHSNCNSLSDNDQLRPVSFPDIHPSSAGITDGFSMCAGDFVEVYSEESQESAWDAVVTCFFLDTAHNIVEYIEIISKVLKDGGVWINLGPLLYHFADSYGPDDDMSIELSLEDVKKVAYHYGFVMEVEKMIETTYTANMRAMMQNRYRAAFWTMRKNASRAKAQKPR; translated from the exons aTGAGCGAGCGGCGGTACACCGAGCAGGAGGAGGCCCTCGAGATCAAGTCCCTCCGCCGCATCCTCGCCGCCTATGCCAA CTATCAAGATGCAGCAGAAAGGGATGTCAAGAGATATGAGCGGTCATTTAAAATGCTTCCTCCTGCACACAAg GAACTTCTTTTCCACCTTGGTCTGAAGTACCAAAGACTCAGATG GTGTATATCCATGAACGCAGCTTTTATTATGAACATGCTTGAG GCATTTGAACATCCTTTCGACATGAGTCGTTATCTAGATGTTGGTGGCGATGATCATCCATCGAACATGCATGACCACATTCATGTGGATTGCACTCATTCCAGTGGGAGGGGTGATTGCTCAACAATTTCTACTTCCAGAAGCAATACATCATTGGATGAGCAGCATGATAACCCCCAAGAAGATGCCAAGGCCCATGGTTCTTCAAGTGAAACTGTCAATAAAAAG GATGAGGAAGACCACACGGCACGCTGCTCGCAGCCTGTTGGCAGCAACTTGGGAACATCCCAAGGTGTACATGTATCGTGTAATGGTGATACAGATACGAGCACAGCTTATTGTCAAGATAAAGATGTCTCTGCATCTTCTGCTGTTGATAAT GTAACACCACGGCATTGCGCAGGTTCATTGTTCAAGTTGAATGTTCCTCCAATTGATGTTGACAAG GTACGATGCATCATAAGAAATATAGTGAGAGATTGGGCTGAAGAG GGTCAAAAGGAACGTGATGAGTGCTACAAGCCTATTCTCGAGGAGCTTAATCGTCTTTTTCCTAACCGGAGCAATGAAAG GCCTCCTTCATGTCTAGTCCCTGGTGCTGGGCTTGGGAGATTGGCGCTGGAGATATCTTCTCTGG GTTTTGTAAGCCAGGGGAATGAGTTCTCATATTACATGCTGATTTGTTCAAGTTTCATCCTGAACCA CACCCAAGAGGCTAATGAATGGACTATATATCCTTGGATACACAGTAACTGCAATTCTCTTTCAGACAATGATCAACTTCGGCCTGTTTCATTTCCTGATATCCATCCCTCAAG TGCAGGTATCACGGATGGATTTTCAATGTGTGCTGGGGATTTTGTAGAGGTCTACAGTGAGGAGAGCCAAGAAT CTGCATGGGATGCTGTTGTAACTTGCTTCTTCCTGGATACGGCACACAATATTGTTGAATATATTGAGATCATATCAAAAGTTCTTAAGGATGGTGGG GTCTGGATAAACTTGGGCCCGCTTCTATATCACTTTGCTGATTCATATGGGCCTGATGAT GATATGTCTATTGAACTAAGTCTGGAAGATGTGAAAAAGGTTGCTTACCATTACGGATTTGTGATGGAG GTGGAGAAAATGATAGAAACTACTTACACTGCAAATATGAGAGCAATGATGCAG